The following proteins come from a genomic window of Nicotiana tomentosiformis chromosome 12, ASM39032v3, whole genome shotgun sequence:
- the LOC138902435 gene encoding uncharacterized protein encodes MSDIAKIDKKTFDYLMEELPERWARSYSPRRRYDMLTTNIVESMNSMLLEARELPILRMMDFIQVKLQHWFYERRNEAERTFYDVSCWVEEELKKKIDLAFTLNVFPADSWRSRVEEEGITFLLSRRETSRSPISARTGT; translated from the exons ATGTCAGATATAGCAAAAATTGATAAGAAGACTTTTGACTACTTGATGGAAGAACTACCGGAAAGGTGGGCACGTTCTTATAGTCCACGACGAAGATATGACATGCTCACAACAAACATAGTTGAGTCAATGAATTCTATGCTATTAGAAGCAAGGGAGTTGCCTATATTAAGAATGATGGATTTCATCCAAGTGAAGCTGCAACATTGGTTttatgaaagaagaaatgaagcagAAAGAACTTTTTATGACGTTTCTTGTTGGGTAGaagaggaattgaagaaaaagataGATTTAGCTTTTACTTTAAAT GTCTTCCCTGCTGATTCATGGCGTTCTAGAGTTGAGGAAGAAGGAATTACTTTCTTG CTATCGAGAAGAGAAACATCAAGAAGTCCAATTTCTGCTCGGACTGGTACTTAA